The following are from one region of the Georgenia sp. M64 genome:
- the pstB gene encoding phosphate ABC transporter ATP-binding protein PstB: MSKRIDVKDLNVYYGDFLAVEGVTMTIEPRSITALIGPSGCGKSTFLRTLNRMHEVIPGARVEGEAIMDGQNLYADDVDPVQVRRQVGMVFQRPNPFPTMSIAENVLAGVRLNNRRIKKSEAEDLVEDSLRGANLWNEVKDRLARPGSSLSGGQQQRLCIARAIAVRPEVLLMDEPASALDPISTLAIEDLMAELKDDYTIVIVTHNMQQAARVSDKTGFFNIAGTGKPGHLIEYDATDKMFSSPTMKETEDYISGRFG, from the coding sequence ATGTCTAAGCGAATCGACGTCAAGGACCTCAACGTCTACTACGGGGACTTCCTCGCGGTCGAAGGCGTGACCATGACCATCGAGCCCCGCTCGATCACCGCCCTCATCGGACCGTCCGGCTGCGGGAAGTCGACGTTCCTGCGCACCCTCAACCGCATGCACGAGGTCATCCCGGGCGCGCGCGTGGAGGGCGAGGCGATCATGGACGGGCAGAACCTCTACGCCGACGACGTCGACCCGGTGCAGGTCCGGCGCCAGGTGGGCATGGTCTTCCAGCGCCCGAACCCGTTCCCCACGATGTCGATCGCGGAGAACGTGCTCGCCGGTGTACGGCTGAACAACCGCCGCATCAAGAAGTCCGAGGCCGAGGATCTCGTCGAGGACTCGCTGCGCGGCGCGAACCTCTGGAACGAGGTCAAGGACCGGCTCGCCCGGCCGGGCTCGTCGCTCTCCGGCGGCCAGCAGCAGCGCCTGTGCATCGCCCGGGCGATCGCCGTTCGCCCGGAGGTCCTGCTCATGGACGAGCCCGCGTCGGCGCTCGACCCGATCTCCACCCTCGCCATCGAGGACCTCATGGCGGAGCTGAAGGACGACTACACGATCGTCATCGTCACCCACAACATGCAGCAGGCGGCGCGGGTGTCGGACAAGACCGGCTTCTTCAACATCGCCGGCACCGGCAAGCCCGGCCACCTCATCGAGTACGACGCCACGGACAAGATGTTCTCCTCGCCCACCATGAAGGAGACCGAGGACTACATCTCGGGCCGCTTCGGGTGA
- a CDS encoding septum formation family protein: MAATAHRVAATAAGLALLGSLAACTDDGVLALEVGDCLDRAELAGPEVTTVTPLECSEPHDAEVFAAITHEGDFPGAEELRVEAEERCTAEFEGFVGVPYAESELSFSVLSPTEDGWERAGDRESLCVLLLEESVSESLEGAAR, from the coding sequence ATGGCTGCCACCGCCCATCGCGTCGCCGCGACGGCGGCGGGCCTGGCCCTCCTGGGCTCCCTGGCCGCCTGCACCGACGACGGCGTCCTCGCGCTGGAGGTCGGTGACTGCCTGGACCGGGCCGAGCTCGCCGGCCCCGAGGTCACCACCGTGACGCCCCTGGAGTGCTCGGAGCCGCACGACGCCGAGGTGTTCGCGGCGATCACGCACGAGGGCGACTTCCCCGGGGCGGAGGAGCTCCGGGTCGAGGCCGAGGAGCGGTGCACCGCCGAGTTCGAAGGCTTCGTCGGCGTCCCGTACGCCGAGTCCGAGCTGTCCTTCTCGGTGCTCAGCCCCACCGAGGACGGGTGGGAGCGTGCCGGGGACCGCGAGTCGCTGTGCGTGCTCCTGCTCGAGGAGAGCGTCAGCGAGTCCCTCGAGGGTGCCGCGCGCTGA
- a CDS encoding inorganic phosphate transporter, whose product MEPLLVGVVVAVALVFAFTNGFHDAANAIATSVTTRALTPRLAVSMAAFMNLVGALLSTGVALTIGSGIVTPPPGVAGLTVVLAALAGAIALNLSTWWLGLPSSSSHALIGGLLGAGLASATEVHRDVVVGAVLLPMLLVPLVGFVLAYLLMALTVAVFRDRPYRSTSRGFRAAQTVSASAMALAHGLQDAQKTMGVIVLALVAGGLADGTAVPVWVKVASAVAIAAGTSFGGWRIVRTLGRRVIDLDPPRGFVAESVAAGISYATAVLLRAPISTTHAITAAIVGAGATRGLAAIRWSVVARILLAWVLTLPGAALFAAVFYLLGAALTP is encoded by the coding sequence GTGGAGCCGCTGCTCGTCGGGGTCGTGGTGGCGGTCGCCCTGGTCTTCGCGTTCACGAACGGCTTCCACGACGCCGCGAACGCGATCGCCACCTCGGTGACGACACGTGCGCTCACGCCTCGCCTCGCCGTGTCGATGGCGGCGTTCATGAACCTCGTCGGGGCGCTGCTCAGCACCGGCGTCGCCCTGACGATCGGCTCGGGCATCGTCACCCCGCCGCCCGGCGTGGCGGGACTGACGGTCGTGCTCGCCGCCCTCGCCGGGGCGATCGCCCTCAACCTCAGCACCTGGTGGCTCGGCCTGCCGTCCTCCTCCTCGCACGCCCTCATCGGCGGGCTCCTCGGCGCCGGGCTGGCCTCGGCCACCGAGGTCCACCGTGACGTCGTCGTCGGCGCCGTCCTGCTGCCGATGCTCCTCGTCCCGCTCGTGGGCTTCGTCCTCGCCTACCTCCTCATGGCGCTCACGGTCGCAGTCTTCCGGGACCGGCCGTACCGCTCGACCAGCCGAGGCTTCCGCGCCGCACAGACCGTCTCGGCGTCGGCGATGGCCCTGGCCCACGGCCTCCAGGACGCGCAGAAGACGATGGGCGTCATCGTCCTGGCGCTCGTCGCCGGCGGGCTGGCGGACGGCACCGCGGTCCCGGTGTGGGTCAAGGTCGCCTCGGCGGTCGCGATCGCCGCCGGGACCTCCTTCGGCGGGTGGCGGATCGTGCGCACCCTGGGCCGGCGCGTCATCGACCTCGACCCGCCCCGCGGCTTCGTGGCCGAGTCGGTCGCGGCGGGCATCTCCTACGCCACCGCCGTCCTCCTCCGGGCGCCGATCTCCACGACGCACGCGATCACCGCGGCCATCGTCGGCGCCGGGGCGACCCGCGGGCTCGCCGCGATCCGGTGGAGCGTCGTGGCGCGCATCCTCCTGGCGTGGGTCCTCACCCTGCCCGGCGCGGCCCTCTTCGCGGCGGTGTTCTACCTGCTCGGGGCGGCGCTCACACCCTGA
- a CDS encoding DUF47 family protein translates to MRFRPFPRDAELFTLLTASAAHLVTGAGLLARLLGSDRVRRVELAARLHDVEHAGDEATHAVLAHLGGVFITPYEREDVHRLVEALDDCLDAMDEAARVVVATRVGELPHGVSQQVAVLQRCAELTAAAVPHLRSRDGLEEYCVEVNRLENQAQHVYHDILREVLGDDGGDALRAQRVTAVAGALEAAADAFERLARAVALLTLKES, encoded by the coding sequence TTGCGCTTCAGGCCGTTCCCTCGCGACGCGGAGCTCTTCACCCTGCTCACCGCCTCCGCCGCGCACCTCGTCACCGGGGCGGGGCTGCTCGCACGTCTCCTCGGATCGGACCGGGTGCGCCGGGTCGAGCTCGCGGCGCGACTCCACGACGTCGAGCACGCCGGTGACGAGGCGACGCACGCCGTCCTGGCGCACCTCGGCGGGGTCTTCATCACCCCCTACGAGCGCGAGGACGTCCACCGTCTGGTCGAGGCGCTGGACGACTGCCTCGACGCCATGGACGAGGCCGCCCGGGTCGTCGTCGCCACCCGGGTGGGCGAGCTGCCCCACGGCGTGAGCCAGCAGGTCGCGGTGCTGCAGCGCTGCGCCGAGCTCACCGCCGCCGCCGTGCCGCACCTGCGCTCGCGCGACGGCCTGGAGGAGTACTGCGTGGAGGTCAACCGCCTGGAGAACCAGGCGCAGCACGTCTACCACGACATCCTCCGCGAGGTCCTCGGCGACGACGGCGGCGACGCGCTGCGGGCGCAGCGGGTCACCGCGGTCGCGGGTGCCCTCGAGGCGGCGGCCGACGCCTTCGAGCGGCTCGCCCGCGCGGTCGCCCTGCTCACGCTCAAGGAGTCCTAG
- a CDS encoding response regulator transcription factor — protein MAQLLLLTPEPGGAARALPALTLLGHQVLVAPPSPSSVVDNLGVAAVLLDARRDLVAARTLCRLLAGPMEAPPVILVLAEGGFTAVSTTWGAADVVLETAGPAEVEARLRMVAERTKDEAAEVAPEQLEAGELVIDASAYTARVRGRTLDLTYKEFELLKHLVQHPGRVLTRAQLLQEVWGYDYYGGTRTVDVHIRRLRAKLGSEHDQMIGTVRNVGYRFDPRGLDATDAPVTSPATA, from the coding sequence GTGGCGCAGCTGCTGTTGCTGACCCCGGAGCCGGGAGGGGCGGCGCGCGCGCTGCCGGCCCTGACCCTGCTGGGGCACCAGGTGCTCGTCGCGCCGCCGTCGCCGTCGTCCGTGGTGGACAACCTCGGGGTCGCGGCGGTGCTGCTGGACGCCCGGCGCGACCTCGTGGCCGCCCGCACCCTGTGCCGCCTCCTCGCCGGGCCGATGGAGGCCCCGCCGGTCATCCTCGTCCTCGCCGAGGGCGGCTTCACCGCCGTGTCGACGACGTGGGGGGCCGCCGACGTCGTCCTGGAGACCGCGGGGCCGGCCGAGGTCGAGGCCCGGCTGCGGATGGTCGCCGAGCGCACGAAGGACGAGGCCGCCGAGGTCGCGCCCGAGCAGCTCGAGGCCGGCGAGCTCGTCATCGACGCCTCCGCCTACACCGCCCGGGTGCGCGGCCGGACGCTGGACCTGACGTACAAGGAGTTCGAGCTCCTCAAGCACCTCGTGCAGCACCCGGGCCGGGTGCTCACCCGCGCCCAGCTCCTCCAGGAGGTGTGGGGCTACGACTACTACGGCGGCACCCGCACGGTGGACGTGCACATCCGGCGCCTGCGCGCGAAGCTCGGCTCCGAGCACGACCAGATGATCGGCACGGTCCGCAACGTCGGCTACCGGTTCGACCCGCGCGGCCTCGACGCCACCGACGCACCGGTGACGTCACCCGCGACCGCCTGA
- a CDS encoding FABP family protein, giving the protein MAFTIPDDLAPECLPLAWLLGSWRGFGMLGYPGVPEQAFVQEVRFDHDGGPYLRSRSTIWLADRSRSGEIAQEMTGSEGASALVPGQQWSTETSYWRPVPTAAGDDGPDGQARGATELEVLVADPAGQLSVYLGAVRGARVDLATDAVVRTATAAEVAGARRTYGLVQHDLMWAMDLAAFGNELQSYASGRLSRQDG; this is encoded by the coding sequence ATGGCCTTCACCATCCCCGACGACCTCGCCCCCGAGTGCCTCCCGCTCGCCTGGCTGCTGGGCAGCTGGCGCGGCTTCGGCATGCTCGGCTACCCCGGCGTGCCCGAGCAGGCCTTCGTCCAGGAGGTCCGGTTCGACCACGACGGCGGTCCGTACCTGCGCTCGCGCAGCACGATCTGGCTCGCCGACCGGTCCCGCTCGGGGGAGATCGCCCAGGAGATGACCGGGTCCGAGGGGGCGAGCGCCCTCGTGCCCGGCCAGCAGTGGTCCACCGAGACGTCGTACTGGCGACCGGTCCCCACCGCGGCGGGCGACGACGGTCCCGACGGCCAGGCCCGGGGCGCCACCGAGCTCGAGGTGCTCGTGGCCGACCCGGCCGGGCAGCTCAGCGTCTACCTCGGCGCCGTGCGCGGTGCCCGGGTGGACCTCGCCACGGACGCGGTGGTGCGCACCGCCACCGCGGCGGAGGTGGCCGGCGCCCGGCGCACCTACGGCCTGGTCCAGCACGACCTCATGTGGGCGATGGACCTGGCGGCCTTCGGCAACGAGCTGCAGTCCTACGCCTCCGGGCGCCTCTCCCGGCAGGACGGCTGA
- a CDS encoding folate-binding protein has translation MDTTDAPAYRSPLLSRPGAVAASGPDAGVALHHGDPVHEQRALARGRGVVDLSHLGVVTVSGPDRITWLNTLSSQLLLGLEAGAATEMLLLDVHGHVEHAPAVQDDGERTWLVTEAADAQALAAFLDSMRFMLRVEVEVRTDVAVLGTAAGGWARLTPQILTWRDPWPRTAPGSTHYGPPDAEHPGTEIHRGLTLVPRADLATVVDAFCAPPADGGPAGRPAGTWAWEALRVEAWRPRLATEVDERTIPHELDWLRTGVHLSKGCYRGQETVARVVNLGRPPRRLVMLHLDGSDHLLPDPGADVRLGERSVGRLTTVVRHEELGPVALAVVKRSVPADAVLDAGGVAAAQEIVVDPAGTTDVRPAERPGAGLLRRDLRP, from the coding sequence GTGGACACCACCGATGCACCGGCCTACCGCAGCCCGCTGCTGTCGCGGCCGGGCGCCGTGGCGGCGTCGGGCCCGGACGCCGGCGTGGCACTCCACCACGGCGACCCCGTGCACGAGCAGCGTGCCCTCGCGCGCGGCCGGGGCGTGGTGGACCTGTCCCACCTCGGCGTCGTCACCGTCTCCGGCCCGGACCGCATCACCTGGCTCAACACCCTCAGCTCCCAGCTGCTGCTCGGCCTCGAGGCCGGGGCCGCGACGGAGATGCTGCTGCTGGACGTCCACGGGCACGTCGAGCACGCCCCGGCGGTCCAGGACGACGGCGAGCGGACCTGGCTCGTCACCGAGGCGGCCGACGCGCAGGCGCTAGCCGCGTTCCTGGACTCGATGCGATTCATGCTCCGGGTCGAGGTGGAGGTGCGCACCGACGTCGCCGTCCTCGGCACCGCCGCCGGCGGCTGGGCTCGACTGACCCCGCAGATCCTCACGTGGCGCGACCCGTGGCCGCGCACCGCACCGGGCTCGACGCACTACGGCCCGCCCGACGCCGAGCACCCCGGCACCGAGATCCACCGCGGCCTGACCCTCGTGCCGCGGGCGGACCTCGCCACCGTCGTCGACGCCTTCTGCGCGCCCCCGGCGGACGGTGGCCCCGCCGGCCGGCCCGCCGGCACCTGGGCGTGGGAGGCGCTGCGCGTCGAGGCGTGGCGACCGCGCCTGGCCACGGAGGTCGACGAGCGGACCATCCCGCACGAGCTCGACTGGCTGCGCACCGGCGTGCACCTGAGCAAGGGCTGCTACCGCGGCCAGGAGACCGTGGCCCGGGTGGTGAACCTCGGCCGGCCGCCGCGCCGCCTGGTGATGCTCCACCTCGACGGCTCCGACCACCTCCTGCCCGACCCGGGCGCGGACGTGAGACTGGGGGAGCGCAGCGTCGGCCGGCTCACCACGGTGGTGCGTCACGAGGAGCTCGGCCCGGTGGCCCTCGCGGTGGTGAAGCGCTCGGTCCCGGCTGACGCCGTGCTCGACGCCGGCGGGGTGGCCGCCGCGCAGGAGATCGTCGTCGACCCCGCGGGGACGACCGACGTGCGCCCGGCCGAGCGCCCCGGCGCCGGCCTGCTCCGCCGCGACCTGCGGCCGTGA